The Theileria orientalis strain Shintoku DNA, chromosome 3, complete genome genome window below encodes:
- a CDS encoding uncharacterized protein (WD40 repeat-like domain containing protein), whose translation MSLNLLSNIHFDKEYNVNSYSNSVFSKFANSTPDGSCFSITTSANSILFYDIDENIENASKHFTNGSSIPSVLSIEPRLTINIHDDVRDFCWFPNFSRSCPDSWCFLIAVRNRPVNLYDSLNGSKHLTYKPINAVGEIAQIYSIDFHPLGKYFVCGSSSSVYVFDIESPGEHLELRKLSTKKTPGQKGIVSCISHNSFGHGNTYACGSYNSTVSIYDHNESRNVSIVGDFLDPEFPLNPITHVKWIDESRILVGCRNDFYLRLYDVRGDVSVPVQRFHRPVASNQKVTFDCRDNLVVSGSFNSLYQYLN comes from the exons ATGTCTTTAAATCTATTATCAAACATACATTTTGATAAGgaatataatgtaaattcTTATTCTAATTCAGTCTTTTCTAAATTTGCCAATTCCACTCCCGATGGATCATGTTTTTCCATTACTACTAGTGCAAATtcgattttattttatgacATTGACGAAAACATAGAGA aTGCTTCCAAACACTTCACCAATGGCAGTTCAATTCCCAGTGTACTCAGTATTGAGCCTCGTTTGACTATAAACATCCACGACGATGTTAGGGACTTTTGCTGGTTCCCGAATTTCAGTAGAAGCTGCCCTGACTCCTGGTGTTTTTTGATCGCAGTTCGAAATAGGCCC GTTAATCTCTACGATTCTCTCAATGGCTCAAAACACTTGACTTACAAACCTATAAATGCAGTTGGCGAGATAGCTCAAATATATTCCATTGATTTCCACCCTCTGGGTAAATATTTCGTCTGCGGATCTTCGTCCAGTGTGTACGTCTTCGACATCGAGTCCCCTGGGGAGCACCTTGAG CTGCGGAAACTGTCCACGAAGAAGACTCCTGGTCAGAAGGGCATTGTTTCCTGCATTTCTCACAACAGCTTTGGCCATGGAAACACCTATGCCTGCGGCAGTTACAACAGCACGGTTTCCATCTATGACCACAATGAGTCCAGGAACGTTAGCATAGTTGGCGACTTTCTTGATCCAGAGTTTCCTCTTAATCCGATCACCCAC GTTAAGTGGATCGACGAATCCAGAATACTCGTTGGATGCAGGAACGACTTCTATTTACGGCTTTACGACGTTCGTGGCGACGTCAGTGTTCCTGTTCAGAGGTTCCACAGGCCCGTTGCCTCAAACCAAAAGGTCACTTTCGACTGCAGGGACAATTTGGTAGTTTCAGGTTCGTTCAACTCCCTCTATCAATACCTCAACTAG
- a CDS encoding cysteine protease precursor TacP, whose amino-acid sequence MATNQSIHIYRWGITLNHILGRKNSDPSQSLISNRFDDVEHTGNDDQVSLKKSFRSTLTKKRIVIISGVVLSVLLVVGLTLTGVFVSRAQYAKKFTHNLQNHLKSSFPSIDEKLTEAYVKELSSLYERREISYDHVKEFEALRSFEKFKADYNKVHATDDERRERFLVFRNNYLETLTHKGHETFTKSVNFFSDLTEEELNRLFPKIEVPKESSPSEHLERLMSSRSTDPNFLAKLALAKGFQSPVKSLDGISGESIDWRKANGVTKVKDQGMCGSCWAFASVGSVESLYKIHTDKVLDLSEQELVNCETKSHGCEGGFGDTALEYVKNKGISSSADVPYHAMDQTCDIKTHDKVFINSFMVTKGKDVMNKSLVLSPTVVYIAASSELMMYKAGVFNGACAKELNHAVLLVGEGYDDIVGKRYWVIKNSWGPHWGEDGYVRLERTDKGTDKCGVLDTGVTPLL is encoded by the exons ATGGCTACTAACCAAAGCATTCATATTTACCGATGGGGTATCACACTTAATCACATTTTGGGACGTAAGAACAG CGACCCTAGCCAAAGCTTGATATCGAACAGGTTCGACGACGTGGAACACACCGGCAATGATGACCAAGTCTCGTTAAAGAAGTCCTTCAGAAGCACTTTAACTAAGAAGCGCATAGTTATAATATCCGGAGTAGTGCTTTCAGTTCTTCTGGTAGTAGGTCTCACCTTGACCGGAGTTTTCGTTTCGAGAGCGCAATATGCTAAAAAATTCACCCACAACCTTCAAAATCACCTTAAATCTAGTTTCCCTTCCATAGACGAAAAGCTCACCGAGGCCTATGTGAAGGAGCTGTCTAGTTTGTACGAGCGTAGGGAAATCTCCTACGACCACGTAAAGGAGTTCGAAGCCCTGAGGAGCTTCGAAAAGTTCAAGGCAGACTACAACAAGGTCCACGCCACCGACGACGAGCGCAGAGAGAGGTTCCTCGTCTTCAGAAATAACTATTTGGAAACCCTTACACACAAAG GGCACGAAACCTTCACCAAGAGTGTCAACTTCTTCTCCGATTTGACTGAAGAGGAGTTGAACAGATTGTTCCCAAAAATAGAGGTACCCAAGGAGTCGTCTCCGTCCGAGCACCTCGAGAGACTCATGAGCTCAAGGTCAACCGACCCCAATTTCCTCGCAAAACTCGCCCTCGCAAAGGGATTTCAATCCCCTGTTAAATCACTCGACGGCATCTCTGGTGAGAGCATTGACTGGAGAAAGGCCAACGGAGTCACCAAGGTCAAGGACCAGGGAATGTGCGGATCATGCTGGGCATTCGCATCAGTTGGCTCTGTCGAAAGTCTCTACAAGATCCACACCGACAAGGTCCTCGACCTGAGTGAGCAGGAGCTCGTCAACTGCGAGACCAAGAGCCACGGCTGCGAGGGAGGATTCGGAGACACGGCCCTCGAGTACGTCAAGAACAAGGgcatcagcagcagcgcaGACGTCCCTTACCACGCCATGGACCAGACCTGCGACATAAAGACGCACGACAAGGTCTTCATCAACTCCTTCATGGTCACCAAGGGCAAGGACGTCATGAACAAGTCGCTCGTCCTCTCGCCCACCGTGGTCTACATTGCAGCCTCCTCGGAGCTCATGATGTACAAGGCGGGCGTGTTCAATGGCGCCTGCGCCAAGGAACTCAACCACGCCGTGCTCCTTGTCGGAGAGGGCTATGACGACATCGTCGGAAAGAGGTACTGGGTCATCAAGAACTCCTGGGGACCGCACTGGGGAGAGGATGGCTATGTCAGACTCGAGAGAACAGACAAGGGAACCGACAAGTGCGGCGTCCTCGACACCGGCGTAACACCTCTGTTGTAA
- a CDS encoding uncharacterized protein (protein synthesis factor, GTP-binding domain containing protein) produces MLFYSYRFLSHIKRVNFKCRYFNYRNFSNIRNVAVVAHVDHGKTTLIDQFLKHTGGKLLQTRVMDSHELERERGITILSKVTRINYNDHVMNIIDTPGHSDFGGEVERILNIVDCVCLLVDVVEGPKPQTNFVLRKALENPSMRALVVVNKCDRECNKSQKDIENELFDLFLDAKASDEQMEFPVLFASAKDSVVSSVYPLASSHNRDISQILGCILESSPEPKVSDLSDFTFQVSLIDFEEGSFLITGKVYSGSVTAGSTLHVRDHLGNKKGTTVVKDIYVSVNGKRVKMSERVSSGDIVTIQCHKGVTPEVNDTISTSAEFAPLPPVKISEPVISVFISANSSPFSGKDGKYITTNDIGKRLKKEALTNLSLQIQESKDKSSFLLKGRGELQIGILLENMRREGYEMTVSPPTAIRFEHEGSTVEALQNMIAYVPSEFSSKVVDAVNSRAMEITKYTEVEGGSEKYTKLEFEGSTTQMMGLMPVLRDMTRGRGEFNVTVVGYAKAENKAYNSRNSGVLISSNTGTTTAFALEPVMSKGTLFVSEGDPVYEGMVIGESNTNKDFTLNVTRVKPVTGMRNKSHEHTVKITSRSLNVEQALAFINANEQLELTPKRISIRKKA; encoded by the exons atgttgttttattcCTATAGATTCTTATCGCATATAAAAAgagtaaattttaaatgtcgttattttaattatcgCAACTTTAGTAATATCAGAAACGTCGCAGTTGTGGCACACGTTGACCATGGTAAAACTACACTAATAGACCAATTTTTGAAGCATACGGGCGGGAAATTACTACAGACTCGGGTTATGGACAGCCACGAGTTGGAGCGGGAGCGAGGAATTACGATACTCTCCAAGGTTACTCGAATAAATTACAACGACCATGTGATGAACATAATCGATACACCGGGCCATTCTGACTTTGGAGGCGAGGTTGAGCGTATATTAAACATCGTGGACTGCGTGTGCCTGTTAGTTGACGTAGTGGAAGGGCCAAAGCCGCAAACgaattttgttttaaggAAAGCCCTGGAG AATCCATCGATGAGAGCCCTGGTTGTTGTTAACAAGTGCGACAGGGAGTGTAACAAGTCCCAGAAAGACATTGAAAATGAACTGTTTGATCTGTTTTTGGACGCCAAGGCGTCGGATGAGCAGATGGAGTTCCCAGTACTGTTCGCCTCTGCCAAAGATTCCGTGGTATCGAGTGTGTATCCACTTGCGTCGTCACACAACAGAGATATTTCCCAGATTTTAGGATGTATATTGGAGTCGTCTCCAGAACCGAAAGTATCAGATCTGAGCGACTTTACATTCCAAGTTAGCCTAATTGACTTTGAGGAGGGCTCCTTTCTGATCACGGGGAAGGTGTATAGCGGCAGCGTCACAGCTGGGAGCACACTGCACGTGCGTGACCACCTGGGAAACAAGAAGGGCACAACAGTAGTGAAGGACATATATGTCTCAGTAAATGGGAAGAGGGTTAAAATGAGTGAACGAGTGTCCTCAGGGGACATCGTGACGATACAGTGCCACAAGGGCGTCACACCTGAAGTGAACGATACAATCAGCACCAGTGCAGAATTCGCGCCTCTGCCTCCAGTAAAGATATCAGAGCCTGTGATCTCGGTATTCATTTCAGCGAATTCAAGTCCGTTCTCAGGAAAGGACGGCAAGTACATAACGACCAACGACATAGGAAAGAGGCTGAAAAAGGAAGCTCTGACGAACCTGTCGCTGCAGATACAAGAGAGCAAGGATAAAAGCTCGTTCCTTTTGAAGGGGAGAGGTGAACTCCAGATCGGCATCCTCCTGGAGAACATGAGGAGGGAAGGCTACGAGATGACAGTGTCGCCGCCCACAGCAATCAGGTTCGAGCACGAGGGAAGCACAGTGGAGGCACTGCAGAACATGATAGCCTACGTTCCGTCGGAATTCTCGTCCAAAGTAGTGGACGCCGTGAACTCCAGGGCCATGGAAATAACAAAGTACACAG AGGTGGAAGGAGGGTCtgaaaaatacacaaagCTGGAATTTGAAGGAAGCACTACGCAGATGATGGGTCTTATGCCCGTGCTGAGAGACATGACGAGGGGAAGGGGCGAGTTCAACGTGACGGTGGTCGGATACGCCAAGGCGGAAAACAAGGCCTACAATAGCAGGAACAGCGGAGTGCTGATATCTAGTAACACGGGAACCACAACTGCATTCGCACTGGAGCCAGTAATGTCCAAGGGAACGCTGTTCGTTTCAGAGGGAGACCCTGTGTACGAGGGTATGGTAATAGGAGAGTCGAATACGAACAAGGATTTCACACTTAACGTTACGAGGGTAAAACCGGTGACAGGAATGAGAAATAAATCGCACGAACATACGGTGAAAATAACTAGTAGGTCGCTGAACGTGGAGCAGGCGCTTGCATTCATCAACGCAAATGAGCAACTTGAACTCACACCTAAAAGGATATCAATACGAAAGAAAGCTTAA
- a CDS encoding eukaryotic initiation factor: MDKVESLSFNNLKLNTSPTAIAEGNSPEIISYQGEADQPSSNNSSISSAKSGKWKPLSKNGILESFDFLCRQIKGNLNKLTIEKFETLAEKIAIQCESLSNYDELQKIVDIIIDKAVLEPEWSEMYSDLCQILYWRSLEFDVGSKKVSFASALLNKIQREYESVPKNFDFSTKKTLGTVKMIGELFQRKMIGFKIVNKVVFDLVMNQDPHEHLIECFIQLIHGTGYYIDQNPNLRPVLDMWFGRLKELMLRKEYSKRIKCLIQDVLNLPKAQWHKKVHRENAKSLNDLREKVNSEDILGGSALAAQFGNIVIVGQRYNLYSNCAYGLYMARQEELFKMRYKPLKGKGVGVVWELGSESAVGESRLYSWKFLKDAIEECEEVPGATAHEKKGKTGNEVADRNRNGRQVRPVKFASQEIIENNVTTRST, encoded by the exons ATGGACAAAGTAGAATCCCTGTCCTTCAACaatttgaaattaaatacgtCTCCTACTGCCATTGCCGAAGGCAACAGCCCAGAAATCATCTCCTATCAAgg aGAAGCTGATCAGCCCAGTAGTAATAATTCGAGTATTTCTTCAGCGAAATCAG GAAAATGGAAACCTCTGTCAAAAAATGGAATTCTAGAGTcctttgattttttatgtaGACAGATTAAAGGGAACCTCAACAAGTTGACCATCGAAAAATTCGAAACATTAGCAGAAAAAATCGCAATTCAGTGTGAATCTTTGTCAAACTACGACGAACTTCAAAAAATTGTAGatattataattgataAGGCAGTTTTAGAGCCAGAATGGTCCGAAATGTACTCAGATTTATGCCAA ATACTCTACTGGCGCTCACTGGAGTTTGATGTAGGATCGAAGAAGGTGTCATTTGCTAGTGCTCTtcttaataaaatacagaGGGAATACGAAAGTGTTCCTAAGAATTTTGACTTTTCAACA aagaagacaCTGGGGACAGTGAAGATGATCGGAGAGTTATTCCAGAGGAAGATGATTGGGTTTAAGATAGTAAACAAGGTGGTGTTTGACCTTGTGATGAATCAGGACCCGCACGAGCACCTGATTGAATGCTTTATTCAATTGATCCACGGAACAG GATACTATATTGACCAAAATCCAAACCTACGGCCAGTACTGGACATGTGGTTCGGAAGAttgaaggagctgatgcTCCGCAAGGAGTACTCAAAGAGAATTAAGTGCCTGATACAGGACGTACTAAACTTGCCGAAAGCACAATGGCATAAAAAGGTACACAGAGAAAACGCAAAGTCACTCAATGACCTGAGGGAAAAGGTAAATTCGGAAGACATACTGGGTGGATCAGCACTGGCAGCGCAGTTCGGCAACATAGTCATCGTCGGTCAGAGGTACAACCTCTATTCAAACTGCGCGTACGGATTGTACATGGCCCGCCAGGAGGAGCTATTTAAGA TGAGGTATAAACCACTGAAGGGCAAGGGTGTAGGCGTCGTATGGGAACTGGGTTCAGAGTCAGCAGTGGGCGAATCGAGGTTATATTCCTGGAAGTTCCTGAAAGATGCCATTGAGGAATGTGAAGAGGTACCTGGTGCCACTGCACACGAGAAGAAGGGGAAGACTGGGAACGAAGTTGCAGACCGGAATCGCAACGGTAGACAGGTGCGCCCTGTGAAGTTCGCGTCCCAGGAGATCATAGAAAACAACGTCACCACCAGAAGTACCTAA
- a CDS encoding Tocp1 variant tocp4: MADAVLSNPNQRLVNNRFDDVECHNQSSDIEIPSSSFKTILRKRKIILVSTLSLILLAVTATVLSAVFIVKANQAKAFKKDLEALLDKDFNFLEAEVREKYVDDMVTLFKKGYISSDCALEFETYLEFGKYNEKYSVKHADEKERRERFTFFRQDYHDVKSLTGKELYTKQINRFSDMTDKELRVLFPRISLPKLSKAEVNPVSKINVELNSSYLDNLKLAKGVQEILDIDKVTGDDLDWRKAKAVSFVKDQGVHCSSGWALASVAAVESLFKIHKGMTLTLSAQEVLNCDFKSKGCSGGKVENALEYMTTGIDINFNVPYTGANMRCKSSTRSNNKYEIGSHVFMSGKDILNKSLVISPTVVYLSVHRDLFSYKSGLYDGPCGKAPNHAVLLVGEGFDPATKKRYWVIKNSWGENWGENGFARLVRTDDKFDKCDILTAGYNPSFVKPVIEEKPVVKAKAEKKTGKSAKTTKKAF, translated from the coding sequence ATGGCTGATGCAGTTTTGTCTAACCCAAACCAAAGATTGGTAAACAACAGATTCGACGATGTGGAGTGTCACAACCAATCCAGTGACATTGAAATCCCATCCTCTTCCTTCAAGACTATATTGAGAAAGAGAAAAATAATCTTAGTTTCAACTCTTTCCCTCATCTTATTGGCTGTCACGGCAACTGTCCTCTCTGCAGTTTTCATTGTTAAGGCGAACCAAGCCAAGGCATTCAAAAAGGACCTTGAGGCTCTTTTGGACAAGGACTTCAACTTCCTCGAGGCCGAGGTTAGGGAAAAATACGTTGACGACATGGTCACACTCTTCAAGAAGGGCTACATTTCCTCTGACTGCGCCTTGGAGTTCGAGACCTACCTCGAGTTCGGCAAGTACAACGAGAAGTACAGTGTGAAGCACGCAGACGAAAAGGAGCGCAGGGAAAGGTTCACCTTCTTCCGCCAAGACTACCACGACGTCAAGAGCTTGACCGGAAAGGAACTCTACACCAAGCAGATCAACAGATTCAGCGACATGACTGACAAGGAGCTCCGCGTCCTCTTCCCAAGAATCAGCCTGCCAAAGTTGAGCAAGGCCGAGGTCAACCCAGTTTCCAAGATCAATGTTGAACTTAACTCCAGCTACCTCGACAACTTGAAGTTGGCCAAGGGTGTCCAAGAGATTTTGGACATTGACAAGGTCACTGGTGATGACTTGGATTGGAGAAAGGCCAAAGCAGTCTCCTTCGTCAAAGACCAAGGTGTGCACTGCTCCTCCGGATGGGCACTTGCCTCAGTCGCTGCCGTTGAAAGTTTGTTCAAGATTCACAAGGGCATGACCTTGACCCTCTCTGCACAAGAAGTTTTGAACTGCGACTTCAAGTCCAAGGGATGCTCTGGTGGCAAGGTAGAAAACGCTCTCGAATACATGACCACTGGTATTGACATCAACTTCAACGTCCCTTACACCGGCGCCAACATGAGATGCAAATCATCCACTCGCTCCAACAATAAGTATGAGATTGGATCCCACGTCTTCATGAGCGGCAAGGACATCTTGAACAAGTCTCTCGTCATCTCTCCAACTGTTGTTTACTTGTCCGTCCACAGAGACCTGTTCAGCTACAAGTCAGGATTGTACGATGGACCATGTGGAAAGGCACCAAACCACGCAGTCCTGCTTGTCGGTGAAGGCTTCGACCCAGCGACCAAAAAGAGATACTGGGTCATCAAGAACTCTTGGGGTGAGAACTGGGGAGAGAATGGCTTTGCCAGACTCGTAAGGACCGATGACAAGTTTGACAAATGCGATATATTAACTGCTGGATACAACCCATCATTCGTAAAACCAGTTATTGAGGAGAAACCTGTTGTGAAGGCCAAGGCTGAGAAGAAGACTGGCAAATCCGCCAAGACCACCAAGAAGGCCTTCTAA